The Maniola hyperantus chromosome 12, iAphHyp1.2, whole genome shotgun sequence genome has a segment encoding these proteins:
- the LOC117986831 gene encoding MKI67 FHA domain-interacting nucleolar phosphoprotein-like isoform X2, with translation MDESVALDSSKQKDFVKSVRGLKKLLKKDKKPEQTEVIKEETKVIKDKTDEVKKEGKVKKSKSRGLVYLSHIPHGFYEQQMTEYFKQFGVVTNARVIRSRRTGNSKGFAYVEFKEPAVAEIVAETMNNYLMGKRLIKAAYIPPDKQRKNAQRKKWNSQKNPSSDERLMFKKKHNADKTDTEELKMAKKLLSNLSKTKQKLTDLGINYDFFKPVDVPEALKDKLDEIIPQTEVKPKSEEKLKVLKSEPEEIKVNENTNKRKKKQLKHKQVENNESPDISETLVKKSLVKIDQGKHKQSHEENNKMNKKQQKEKEQKSQKAGVKGLGNYVSIKESVDSDSSIDFDSDEFEKMIERENDDELSSGDESSESEHEEIQEMTKTVSKKTAKGSKNKGIAFVDINKQKKHDKENLKAQSVKRKPAQSAPVTAKKAKFEKQNSKRPLNQVIKKRK, from the exons ATGGATGAAAGTGTTGCTTTAGATTCCTCTAAACAAAAAGATTTTGTGAAATCTGTACGAGGCTTAAAGAAATTACTTAAG AAGGATAAGAAACCTGAACAAACTGAAGTaataaaagaagaaactaaaGTAATAAAAGATAAAACCGATGAAGTCAAAAAGGAAGGGAAAgtgaaaaaaagtaaaagtcgaGGTTTAGTGTATTTATCACATATTCCACATGGCTTTTATGAG CAACAAATGACTGAATATTTCAAACAGTTTGGAGTAGTCACTAATGCGCGAGTGATAAGATCGCGGCGCACAGGCAACTCAAAGGGATTTGCCTATGTTGAGTTTAAAGAGCCTGCTGTTGCAGAAATTGTGGCTGAGACTATGAATAATTATCTTATGGGAAAAAGATTAATTAAAG CTGCATATATTCCACCTGATAAGCAAAGGAAAAATGCCCAGAGAAAAAAATGGAATTCACAAAAGAACCCATCAAGTGATGAAAGATTAATGTTCAAAAAG aaaCACAATGCTGATAAAACTGATACTGAAGAGTTAAAAATGGCAAAAAAGCTATTATCAAA TTTATCCAAAACTAAGCAGAAACTGACTGACCTTGGTATTAACTATGACTTCTTCAAGCCAGTTGATGTTCCAGAAGCTCTAAAAGATAAATTAGATGAGATTATTCCACAAACAGAAGTTAAACCTAAATCTGAAGAGAAACTAAAGGTATTGAAATCTGAACCTGAAGAGATAAAAGTTaatgaaaatacaaataaaagaaagaaaaagcaGCTAAAGCATAAACAAGTTGAGAATAATGAATCACCTGACATTAGCGAAACTTTAGTCAAAaaaagtttagttaaaattgACCAAGGAAAGCACAAACAAAGTCATGaagaaaacaacaaaatgaACAAGAAGCAACAAAAAGAAAAGGAACAGAAATCACAGAAAGCAGGAGTAAAAGGACTTGGGAATTATGTGAGCATTAAGGAATCTGTTGATAGTGACAGTAGTATTGATTTTGATTCTGATGAATTTGAGAAGATGATTGAAAGGgaaaatgatgatgaattatcaTCTGGTGATGAGAGTAGTGAATCAGAACATGAAGAAATACAAGAGATGACCAAAACAGTTAGTAAGAA GACTGCTAAAGGCTCTAAAAATAAGGGGATAGCTTTTGTAGATATCAACAAGCAAAAGAAACATgacaaagaaaacttaaaagCCCAGTCAGTAAAAAGGAAACCGGCTCAAA GTGCCCCAGTTACTGCTAAAAAGGCAAAATTTGAAAAGCAAAACAGCAAAAGGCCTCTAAACCAAGTGATCAAGaaacgaaaataa
- the LOC117986831 gene encoding MKI67 FHA domain-interacting nucleolar phosphoprotein-like isoform X1, producing MDESVALDSSKQKDFVKSVRGLKKLLKKKDKKPEQTEVIKEETKVIKDKTDEVKKEGKVKKSKSRGLVYLSHIPHGFYEQQMTEYFKQFGVVTNARVIRSRRTGNSKGFAYVEFKEPAVAEIVAETMNNYLMGKRLIKAAYIPPDKQRKNAQRKKWNSQKNPSSDERLMFKKKHNADKTDTEELKMAKKLLSNLSKTKQKLTDLGINYDFFKPVDVPEALKDKLDEIIPQTEVKPKSEEKLKVLKSEPEEIKVNENTNKRKKKQLKHKQVENNESPDISETLVKKSLVKIDQGKHKQSHEENNKMNKKQQKEKEQKSQKAGVKGLGNYVSIKESVDSDSSIDFDSDEFEKMIERENDDELSSGDESSESEHEEIQEMTKTVSKKTAKGSKNKGIAFVDINKQKKHDKENLKAQSVKRKPAQSAPVTAKKAKFEKQNSKRPLNQVIKKRK from the exons ATGGATGAAAGTGTTGCTTTAGATTCCTCTAAACAAAAAGATTTTGTGAAATCTGTACGAGGCTTAAAGAAATTACTTAAG AAGAAGGATAAGAAACCTGAACAAACTGAAGTaataaaagaagaaactaaaGTAATAAAAGATAAAACCGATGAAGTCAAAAAGGAAGGGAAAgtgaaaaaaagtaaaagtcgaGGTTTAGTGTATTTATCACATATTCCACATGGCTTTTATGAG CAACAAATGACTGAATATTTCAAACAGTTTGGAGTAGTCACTAATGCGCGAGTGATAAGATCGCGGCGCACAGGCAACTCAAAGGGATTTGCCTATGTTGAGTTTAAAGAGCCTGCTGTTGCAGAAATTGTGGCTGAGACTATGAATAATTATCTTATGGGAAAAAGATTAATTAAAG CTGCATATATTCCACCTGATAAGCAAAGGAAAAATGCCCAGAGAAAAAAATGGAATTCACAAAAGAACCCATCAAGTGATGAAAGATTAATGTTCAAAAAG aaaCACAATGCTGATAAAACTGATACTGAAGAGTTAAAAATGGCAAAAAAGCTATTATCAAA TTTATCCAAAACTAAGCAGAAACTGACTGACCTTGGTATTAACTATGACTTCTTCAAGCCAGTTGATGTTCCAGAAGCTCTAAAAGATAAATTAGATGAGATTATTCCACAAACAGAAGTTAAACCTAAATCTGAAGAGAAACTAAAGGTATTGAAATCTGAACCTGAAGAGATAAAAGTTaatgaaaatacaaataaaagaaagaaaaagcaGCTAAAGCATAAACAAGTTGAGAATAATGAATCACCTGACATTAGCGAAACTTTAGTCAAAaaaagtttagttaaaattgACCAAGGAAAGCACAAACAAAGTCATGaagaaaacaacaaaatgaACAAGAAGCAACAAAAAGAAAAGGAACAGAAATCACAGAAAGCAGGAGTAAAAGGACTTGGGAATTATGTGAGCATTAAGGAATCTGTTGATAGTGACAGTAGTATTGATTTTGATTCTGATGAATTTGAGAAGATGATTGAAAGGgaaaatgatgatgaattatcaTCTGGTGATGAGAGTAGTGAATCAGAACATGAAGAAATACAAGAGATGACCAAAACAGTTAGTAAGAA GACTGCTAAAGGCTCTAAAAATAAGGGGATAGCTTTTGTAGATATCAACAAGCAAAAGAAACATgacaaagaaaacttaaaagCCCAGTCAGTAAAAAGGAAACCGGCTCAAA GTGCCCCAGTTACTGCTAAAAAGGCAAAATTTGAAAAGCAAAACAGCAAAAGGCCTCTAAACCAAGTGATCAAGaaacgaaaataa
- the PCID2 gene encoding PCI domain-containing protein 2 homolog — MATGSLNNYIQTVERMYRLFQGEELSQLLSLRDAHVGNKNLRSSDIASLVEGNCLAPLDEVIICHLLCVKALYDKEYLEAYSHQSQCVSVTVKILQNLKEQNWCLPLMYTVCLDLRLVAQKAEALAAQSDGKILEKAAESLLSCFRVCAADNRTSDEETKRLGMLYLVNQLLKVYFRINKLHLCRPLIRAIDSSPLWDQFPLAQQVTYRYFVGRKAMFDSEYSAADDYLSFAFQNCHKKSRKNKRLILTYLIPVKMLLGYMPKENLLKKYDLLQFLDLITMVKNGDLRGIDKIMEQHESFFISAGIYLIVEKLKIIAYRNLFRKVYLVENNHQIDIASFQAALQLMGHENVDSDETQCIVANLIYEGKIKGYISYQYEKVVVSKQNAFPPLSSL; from the exons ATGGCGACCGGTAgtcttaataattatattcaaactGTGGAGAGAATGTATAGGCTTTTTCAAGGAGAAGAGCTTTCGCAGCTTTTATCTCTCAGGGATGCACACGTTGGCAACAAGAACCTTCGCTCTAGTGATATCGCCTCGCTAGTTGAAGGCAATTGTCTAGCACCGCTTGATGAAGTGATTATTTGTCATTTGTTGTGTGTGAAG GCCCTTTATGACAAGGAATATTTGGAAGCGTACAGTCACCAAAGTCAGTGTGTTTCGGTGACTGTGAAGATACTGCAAAACCTAAAAGAGCAAAACTGGTGTTTGCCACTCATGTACACAGTATGCTTGGATCTAAGGCTTGTTGCACAGAAAGCTGAAGCATTGGCAG CACAAAGTGATGGCAAGATCTTAGAAAAGGCTGCTGAAAGTCTACTTTCATGCTTTAGAGTTTGTGCTGCTGACAATCGAACATCAGATGAAGAAACAAAGAGACTAGGTATGTTATACCTTGTCAACCAACTTCTTAAAGTATATTTCCGGATCAACAAATTACATTTGTGCAGACCACTCATAAGAGCTATTGACTCTTCCCCGCTCTGGGATCAATTCCCACTGGCGCAACAAGTAACTTACAGATATTTTGTGGGCCGAAAAGCAATGTTCGATTCTGAGTACAGTGCTGCTGATGACTATCTGTCTTTTGCCTTCCAAAATTGCCACAAGAaaagtcgtaaaaataaaagacTTATTTTGACATATTTGATACCAGTAAAAATGTTGCTGGGATATATGCCAAAAGAAAATTTGTTGAAAAAATATGACCTGTTGCAGTTCTTGGACTTGATAACCATGGTTAAAAATGGGGATTTAAGAGGAATTGATAAAATTATGGAGCAACACGAATCTTTTTTCATCAGTGCTGGCATTTACTTAATTGttgaaaagttaaaaattataGCATACAGGAATCTATTCCGGAAAGTATACCTTGTGGAGAACAATCATCAAATAGATATAGCCAGCTTTCAAGCGGCTCTACAACTGATGGGACATGAAAATGTAGATTCTGATGAAACACAGTGTATTGTAGCAAACTTAATATATGAGGGGAAAATTAAGGGTTACATTTCTTACCAATATGAGAAAGTCGTTGTAAGTAAACAAAATGCATTTCCGCCACTCTCTAGTCTGTAA
- the LOC117987009 gene encoding protein AAR2 homolog, with amino-acid sequence MDQDVAKKLLLEGGTFVFLGVPEETQFGIDMQCWNTEEDFRGIKMIPPGLHYVHYSVVSKGTGDVSPRSGFMHHFKKKEFLVKMWDKNLDDISKDEISDESIQRLKDNLLNLDRHLAPYPYEIWQKWQLLTSQITAELAKKLSPESGIIRASVELLSMSDEERPKGVKLTEPKELDPSKETSDDCSPGQSDAKRVKRITQQEKEESMLPNLKPAPGASMRFTETPRDKYPPGATPEEITKHYLDQSYTLELMIAQHVEPLHIIGELQFSFLCFLIGHSLDALEHWKNLVILICSCDEAIHKYRTVFFHFIRTIEVQIEEMPEEFLADIVMNKNLVYKKLREFFRTAYISKVDRRLLTMIERFKENLTDKLQWDFTGLDTDDEDERPVIVKLNEAPE; translated from the exons ATGGACCAGGACGTCGCTAAAAAGCTTCTCCTTGAAGGGGGAACGTTTGTATTTCTCGGGGTGCCAGAGGAGACCCAATTTGGTATTGATATGCAATGTTGGAATACAGAGGAAGATTTTCGAGGAATAAAGATGATCCCGCCGGGTCTTCATTACGTACATTATTCTGTTGTTAGTAAAGGAACTGGCGATGTATCACCAAG GTCGGGATTTATGcatcactttaaaaaaaaagaatttctgGTTAAAATGTGGGACAAGAATTTGGATGACATAAGTAAAGACGAAATAAGCGATGAAAGCATCCAACGTCTTAAAGACAACTTGCTTAACTTGGATAGGCATTTGGCACCATATCCATATGAGATATGGCAGAAATGGCAACTTCTAACTTCACAAATCACag CTGAATTAGCAAAGAAACTGTCACCAGAGAGTGGAATTATTAGAGCATCTGTGGAACTGCTCTCAATGAGTGATGAGGAGAGACCAAAAGGAGTCAAATTGACAGAACCAAAAGAACTAGACCCTAGTAAAGAAACCAGTGATGATTGTTCTCCAGGCCAGTCTGATGCTAAGAGAGTAAAAAGAATAACACAGCAAGAAAAAGAGGAATCAATGCTCCCCAATTTAAAACCTGCCCCtg GGGCTTCAATGCGGTTTACAGAAACACCTCGGGACAAGTACCCCCCAGGGGCCACTCCAGAAGAAATTACTAAGCACTATTTAGATCAGTCATATACCTTGGAGCTAATGATTGCACAGCATGTTGA GCCCCTTCACATCATTGGTGAATTGCAATTTTCATTCTTATGTTTCTTAATTGGACATTCCCTGGATGCTTTAGAACACTGGAAGAATCTGGTTATTTTGATATGCTCCTGTGATGAAGCCATCCACAAATACAGAACTGTATTCTTTCATTTCATTAGAACCATTGAAGTACAAATAGAGGAAATGCCAGAAGAATTCCTAGCTGACATTGTAATGAATAAGaatttagtttataaaaaactaCGGGAATTTTTCCGCACAGCATACATCAGCAAAGTTGATAGAAGACTGTTAACAATGATCGAGAGATTCAAAGAAAACTTAACTGATAAGCTGCAATGGGATTTCACAGGTTTGGACacagatgatgaagatgaaAGACCTGTCATAGTCAAATTAAATGAAGCCCCTGAATAA
- the LOC117986902 gene encoding uncharacterized protein, translated as MKMGSKLILALLFVCLSHALSAPLAQNTGPESSDNKPDVPVEELENLKMEEASKEMVPDMKTEHMEYHRLDSVQANGELLSRLEQHASADATGDEKPRVHAKTQLDVPAEGVHKVLVQEDGHVSVLDATVPTTPQTEEQTTKIFHGAARLVQPGLGTNSPQNGHTAVRRAFNADITKETKHNMDHYASYSGVQYSPLDMAEYVFWTGDERGVTTAIEDFLQEGMMSKEEAIAFLQEIKFNIDYLRAHYSQNLKAAEENAQQEKLRNFILEQNSKDYQYRPVPLQSFPFGGSPDIIRSIAGKTWDMSNNLLPMPSLPVSSDLRPEPVKRTYDPMLQTNIISTSDYDRDGPIISEEEYEEMMDKLRAADTLYTEYTLEEIIYQLAKMMFSQSLAREPSSARAATQRFMSFLELEAERGQLSRTIQKKVLDVMMAALTDTISDHPELLQARESLALNPSNRMMHQFLETSALEPSVSRAILAAYKDELLKGSPLHKFSFERN; from the exons AAGAAGCAAGTAAGGAGATGGTTCCTGATATGAAGACTGAGCACATGGAATATCACAGACTTG ATTCCGTGCAAGCGAATGGCGAATTACTCTCCCGACTAGAACAGCACGCTTCAGCAGATGCTACTGGGGACGAGAAGCCTCGTGTTCACGCGAAAACGCAGCTGGACGTGCCCGCGGAAGGCGTGCATAAGGTGCTGGTGCAGGAAGATGGACATGTCAGTGTGCTGGACGCCACTGTGCCCACCACGCCACAGACTGAAGAGCAAACTACTAAA ATATTCCATGGTGCAGCGCGTTTAGTGCAACCCGGTTTGGGAACGAACAGCCCACAAAATGGTCACACCGCTGTGCGTAGAGCATTTAACGCTGACATCACCAAAGAAACGAAGCATAAC ATGGATCACTACGCTTCATACTCGGGCGTGCAGTATTCTCCACTAGACATGGCAGAGTACGTGTTCTGGACTGGAGACGAACGCGGCGTCACGACTGCTATTGAAGATTTCCTTCAAGAGGGAAtg ATGTCTAAAGAAGAAGCCATTGCGTTCCTTCAAGAGATCAAATTTAATATCGACTATCTCCGCGCGCACTATTCACAAAATCTGAAAGCAGCCGAGGAAAACGCTCAACAGGAAAAACTCAGGAACTTTATCTTGGAACAAAACTCTAAG GATTACCAGTATCGCCCGGTGCCCCTACAGTCTTTCCCCTTCGGAGGCAGTCCGGATATCATCCGGTCAATCGCCGGCAAGACGTGGGACATGAGCAACAACCTGCTACCCATGCCGTCGCTACCCGTCTCCAGCGATCTTCGGCCTGAGCCCGTCAAGCGCACATACGATCCTATGCTTCAGACTAATATCATAA GTACTTCGGACTACGACCGGGATGGCCCGATCATCAGCGAAGAGGAGTATGAAGAAATGATGGACAAACTACGCGCGGCTGACACCCTGTACACGGAATACACTTTAGAGGAAATCATTTACCAACTGGCCAAG ATGATGTTCTCTCAGTCCCTGGCCCGCGAGCCGTCGTCAGCGCGCGCGGCCACGCAGCGCTTCATGTCGTTCCTCGAGCTGGAGGCTGAGCGCGGACAGCTCTCCAGGACCATACAGAAGAAAGTGCTCG ACGTGATGATGGCAGCGCTCACAGACACCATCAGCGATCACCCGGAACTTTTGCAGGCGAGAGAGAGCCTCGCTCTTAACCCATCTAACAG GATGATGCATCAATTTCTGGAGACAAGTGCACTAGAACCGAGCGTCTCGCGAGCAATCCTGGCGGCTTACAAGGACGAGCTCCTGAAAGGTTCACCTCTGCACAAATTCTCCTTCGAAAGAAACTAA